Genomic window (Sinorhizobium sojae CCBAU 05684):
CGACCCAGGCCGTATTCAGATAGGCCATCAGCCCCGCTGCCGAGCTCAACTGGACGTAGCCCACCGCGCCCACCAGCCCCATGGCGAGGGCGATCGGCATGCGAATGAAGATCAGCATAAAGAGCGCTACAACCAGGAGGATGGCGATTGCAAAAGGCGTCATGAAGAGGTCCCTATCCGGAAAGTGCTAGGGAACAGCGCTGCAAGTCCCTGCAGGGCAGCAACGACGGCCGACAGGCCGGTGCCCAGGACCGCCGGAATGTAGACCCACCAGATCGGGGCGCTGAGGAGCATGGTCCGGTCGCCGTAGCCACGCACTTCGACCATGCCCTGGAAGAGCCGCCAGCACAGAAGGCCCCAGGCCAGCCCGAAGACCAGCGTCCAGATCGCGTCAATGGTCCGGTTGGCCGCACCCGGCAACCAGTTGGTGAACACGTCGACCATGACATGTCCCCTCGCCAACTGGCACAGCGGCAGAAACAATGAGGCGCAGGCTGCGCAGGAGAGTTCCACCAATTCGAACTCGCCGCGGATGGCGCCAAGGCCCAGGGTGGCACTGGCAACTGATAGGGTCACCATCAAGGCAGCGCCGAGAACGACCAGCCCGCCGAGACCTGCGAGCGCTGTACAGGAGACATGGAGCAGCTGGAACAGGAGGGAGTCTCCCTCCTGTTCGCCCCCGATGGGAAGGCGTTCCGCCATGGTCAGCCCCCGTCGAGCAGTTCGTTCGCACGGGCCATGATTGCGGCGCCGTCATGGCCCGCATCGTTGAGCTTGGCGATCCAGGCGTCATAGATCGGCGCCGCGGCCTCGCGCCAGGCCGCGACTTCCTCGACCGGAATCTCGACGATCTGATTGCCCTGCTTCTCGACCACCGACTTGCCGAAGGCCTCGAATTCATCGAACTGCTTGCCGAGCCGATGCGACAGGGCCATGCCGGACGCCGCGTCGATGACGCCGCGCAGATCGTCCGAAAGGCTTTCGTATCTGGCCTGGTTCATGACCAGTGCAAAGGTATTGGCATAGAGCCCGCGTGCCGCCGGCGCCGGCGCCGCGCTGTAGGATGTCAACTCCTGCAGCTTGAAGGCCGGTACGACCTCATAGGGCAGGCAACAACCGTCGATCACGCCGTTCGAGAGGCCCACCACCATTTCCGTTACCGGGAAGAAGACCACCTCCGCGCCGAGATTGGCCAGGAGATCACCGGTCGACTGGTTGGGCGCCCTGAGCTTCAGGCCCTTCAGATCGGCCTTGCTTCGCACTGGCGCGTCGCGGGTGTGCAGCTTACCGCCATCATGGGTGTGGAAGGCCAGGACCTTCATGCCGCGGTATTCGTTCTGGCCGAACTCGTCCATCAGCTTGTGCATGGCCACCGAGGTTTTCTCGGCGTTGGTCACCATGAAGGGGTTCGCCATGGTCTCGGCAACCGGAAACCGGCCGGGCGTATAGACCGGCAACGTCCAGGCGATGTCGCAAATGCCCTGCCGCGTCTGGTCGGCAAGTTGCGGCGGCTTGCCGCCAAGCTGCATGGCCGGGAAGATCTGCACCTCAATCGCCCCGTTCGAGGCCGCGGTCAGTTCGGCGGCCCAGGGCTCGAAAAACTTCGTCTGCATCGGCGCAACGCC
Coding sequences:
- a CDS encoding TRAP transporter small permease — its product is MAERLPIGGEQEGDSLLFQLLHVSCTALAGLGGLVVLGAALMVTLSVASATLGLGAIRGEFELVELSCAACASLFLPLCQLARGHVMVDVFTNWLPGAANRTIDAIWTLVFGLAWGLLCWRLFQGMVEVRGYGDRTMLLSAPIWWVYIPAVLGTGLSAVVAALQGLAALFPSTFRIGTSS
- a CDS encoding TRAP transporter substrate-binding protein codes for the protein MASFTRRTILASIGAALAAPAILTRAHAAEVTLRLHHFLPGVAPMQTKFFEPWAAELTAASNGAIEVQIFPAMQLGGKPPQLADQTRQGICDIAWTLPVYTPGRFPVAETMANPFMVTNAEKTSVAMHKLMDEFGQNEYRGMKVLAFHTHDGGKLHTRDAPVRSKADLKGLKLRAPNQSTGDLLANLGAEVVFFPVTEMVVGLSNGVIDGCCLPYEVVPAFKLQELTSYSAAPAPAARGLYANTFALVMNQARYESLSDDLRGVIDAASGMALSHRLGKQFDEFEAFGKSVVEKQGNQIVEIPVEEVAAWREAAAPIYDAWIAKLNDAGHDGAAIMARANELLDGG